CTTCGTGAGCAACCCGCCGAGCAGCGCGCCGAGCGGAATCGCGCCCCAGACGACGGTGCGCCAGACCCCGAGCACGCGGCCGAGCAGCTCGCCCGGCACCAGCGTGTGGCGCGCGGTCGCGAGCACGACGTTCACCGCCACCACCGCCGCCGCGAACACGCCGAACAGCACCGCGGACACCACCGGCTGGCGGATCAGGCCCATGCCGCCGAAGCCGAGCGCGCAGAACAGCACGCCGCCGACCAGGACCGTCCGCCGTCCGACGCGCCGGACCAGCCGCGGCGTCAACCCGGCCCCGAGCAGGCCGCCGGCCCCGCCGACGAAGGCGAAAGCGCCGAACGTGGCGTCGGACAAATGCAGGTCTTCCAGCGCGTAGAGCACCAGCTGGGCCTGGGCCAGCTCGCTGATCAGACTGAGCAGACCGGCGATCGCGAGCAGCCGCAGCAGCAGCGAATGCTTCCTTAGCCAGCGGAAACCGTCCGCGAAATCCGCCCGGATGTGTGACTTGGTTTCCTGCCGCGGCCGGTAGCTGCCCGCCATGCCCAGCAGCACCGCGGCGCCGACCGCGAACCCGACCGACGAGAGCAGGAACGGGAAGACCGCGAACATGGCGAAGGTGGCGCTGCCGACCGGACCGCCGAGGAACGTCTGGCCGACGATCTCGCACGCCTGCAGCTTGCTGTTCGCGCTCTCCAGCCGGTCGGCCTCGACCAGCGCGGGCGGCAGCACGTTCGCCGCGCTCTCCGCGACCGTCTCCGCGATGCCCACGAGCAGCGACGCGACGTAGATCGTCCAGATCTGCACGGTGCCGAAGGCGAGCAGCGCGACAACGGCGGCGACCACGAGCGCGCGCATCGCGTTCGCGGCGACCATCGCCCTCTTGCGGTCGATCCGGTCGACGAGCGTGCCGGCCGGGATGGCGAACAGCAGCCACGGAAGGAACTGCACCGCCGACAGCGCGGCGATCTCCACCGGATCGCGCGTCAGCGTGGTGGCCAGCAGCGGGAAGGCGACCTTGGCGATGCCGTCGGCGAGATTCGACGTGCCGCTCGACGCGAGCAGCCAGCGCAGCCGGCTGTCCGTCTGACGATGCGACACGAACCACCTCACGAGGAAGAAAACGCCCTGGTGAGGCCAGTCTAGGGAGAACTGCGGCGTTCGGTGACGCTTTGGTGACTTTCGGTGGTTTCCGTGGTGGCGGCCCGATGTTGATCAGGGAACAGCACCGGGGTCTCGCGGCCGGGGCGGGATTCCGCCGGGATCAGCCCCAGCCGAGTTCGTGCAGCCGCTCGTCGTCGATGCCGAAGTGGTGGCCGAGTTCGTGCATCACGGTGATCAGCACTTCCTCGACCACGTCGTCCTCGGTGTCGCAGATTTCGAGGATCGGCTCGCGGTAGATGGAGATCCGGTCCGGGAGCGCCCCGCTGTAGTGGCTGGTGCGCTCGGTGAGCGCGATGCCGTGGTAGAGCCCGAGGATGTCCGGGGCTTCCTCGTTGAACTCCTCGACCAGCACCACGACGTTGTCCATCGCCGCGGCGAACTCCGCGGGCACCTGGTCGAGCGCGTCGGACACGAGTTCCTCGAACCGCGCCTGGCTCATCTCGACGGGCACTGCTCAGTTCCCGCCCGAACCGGAACTCGGCGGCGGGCTCTGCTGCTGGCCCGACGAACCGGAGGACCCGCTCTTCACGCTGCCGGTGACCGCCTGGAACCCGCTGCCGTCCTGCAGCGTGGCCGCGACCTTGCAGTTGACCTTGGTGGACCCGGCGTCCCAGCTCTCCTGCTCGCGCGAGTCCCAGCCCAGGATGAGCTTCTTCGAGGACAGATCGGTGCTGCCGGTGTAGTCCTTCGCGGCCTTGTTGCACTCGGTGTCGAGCCAGGACTTCTGGTCGTCGAGCTTCGGGTAGCCGTCCTTGAAATGCGAGGCGAGGTCGAGCGTCGCGATGATCTCGTAGGAATGCGGCTTGCCGCAGTCGACCGGGTCGCCGACGCCCTTGCCGACCAGCGCGAGGCAGGTGCCCGGGGCCCACACCATCGACTGGTCCTGGGTCTTCGCCGGGCCGGTGGTGGGCTGCAGGGCTCCGCCCGGACCGGCGAACTGCAGACCGCAGCGCAGTTGGCGGTCGCCCTGGGACCACTGCGCCGCGGTCGGCCGCAGCAGGTTGGTGGTGAGCTTGCCGTACGGGTCGAGCGGGTGGCCGAGATACGGGCGCACGTCGGCGTTGCACTGCTGCTGCGCGATGTCCTGCCACTGGTCGAGGCTCGGGAACGGAGCCTGCTGCGGGTACTTCGCGCCGATGTCGACCACGCTGGTGACCTCGAACAGGTGCGCCTCGGTGCACGGCACCTGGTGCGCGTCCGAGGCGTCCTTGGCGTTCCAGGTCAGGCAGGTGCCCGGCGGCGAGTGGAACGCCTGCTGGGCGGCCTCGCTGAGCTTGCCCTCCCCGCCGCCCGCGCCGCCGCCGGCGAGCGTGTCGGTCCAGGAGAAGGCGACGCTCAAGGCCAGCGCGATGACGGCACCGAAGAACACCCCGGCCATCACCACGCGGGTGGTCAGGGTCTGCATACGCGAAGGGAACCGCTCCGAGCGTTGAGACATCGATACCCATGATGCCCGCGCCGCATGAACCGCGCGTGTGCCGGGTCGATTAGGGTGGAACGCGGGGTTTGCAGTGCTGGGGGATTACGGAGCGCACATGACGCAAGACGACAACAGCGGCGTGCAGCCGACCGAGGAGCCGAAGAAGCCGGGCTCGATGCGTTTCCAGGACGCGAACACGCAGCCGCGGCAGCCCTCGGTGGCCGAACAACGGGCCCGCAAGCAGGCCATCGCCGACCAGGAACGCGAACGGCAGGAAGCCCTCGCGGCACAGGAGGCGGCGGACGCGAAGGCGGCCACCAAACGCAAGATCCTGATCGGCGGCGGGGTCACCGTCGGTCTCGTCGGGCTGGTCGCGACGTTCTACACGATCGCGAAGCCCGCCGAGGTCACCGCATCCTGCGTCTCGTCCGACGGGGTCATCCAGGACGACAAGTACTGCTCTGAGGACTACGCGCTCGCCAACCACGGGCACTACAGCGGCGGGTTCTGGTTCATCCCGCTGCCGGGTGGCCACGGGTACACCCAGTACCGCTACAACTACGGCGGCACCGGGAACATCGGCCAGCACGTGTCCGGCGGCAGCTACACCGCGCCGTCGGGCAACACCAACGTCACGACCAAGTCGGGCACCAGCGTCCAGCGCGGCGGGTTCGGCATCAGCGGCAAGAGCGGCACCTCCGGAGGCACCGGCGGGACCGGCAAGAGCGGAGGCTCGTAGGTGTATCGGGACCGGCGGGAACCGCGCCGCGACTGGCAGCGGATCGTCGAAGAGCAGGGCCTGGTCTACGGCACCCCGGCGCGCGACGGCACCGGCAAGCCCCGGCCGTACTGGGACGAATCGGTGCACTACGTCTTCGACATGGACGAGGTGCTCTCGCTCGAGGCGGACGTCGAACTGCTGCATTCGATGTGCCTGGAGGCCGTCGACAACGTCGTGACCACCGAGCAGTACCACCGCTTCGGCATCCCGGAATGGGTGTGGCCGCACATCGCGGAGTCGTGGAAGCGGCAGGACCCGCACGTCTACGGCCGCTTCGACCTGCGCTACGACGGCAAATCGCCGGCCAAGCTGCTGGAGTACAACGCGGACACGCCGACCACGCTGCTCGAGGCGTCGCTGCTGCAGTGGCACTGGAAGACCGACGTCTTCCCCGAAGACGACCAGTGGAACTCCATCCACGAGAAGCTGGTGGAGCGCTGGGAGGAGATCGGCGGCAAGCTGCCGTCGAACGAACTGCATTTCACCTGGTCCGCGGCCGATCCGAGCGGCGAGGACCACGTGACCACGGCGTACCTGCAGGAAACCGCGGCCGAGGCCGGGCTCGACACGGTCGGGCTCGCGATCGAGGAGATCGGCTGGGACCCGGTGCTCAAGCGGTTCGTCGATCTCGCCGAGGCGCAGATGTCCACGGTGGTGAAGCTGTACCCGTGGGAATGGGTCGTCGACGAGGAGTTCGGCAAGTTCGCGGTGGAGACCATGCCGCGCACGCTGTGGGTCGAACCGCTGTGGAAGATGCTCCTGTCGAACAAGACGCTGCTCGCCGTGCTGTGGGAGAACTACCCCGGGCATCCGAACCTGCTGCCCGCGTTCGCGGACGACCCCGGCCTGCTCACCGAGTACGTGCGCAAGCCGAAGCTCGGCCGCGAGGGCGCGAACGTGCAGATCGTGGCCACCGGGTACGAAACGCAGACGGACGGCGTCTACGGCGCGGAGGGCTACGTCTACCAGGCGTTCGACCCGCTGCCCGAATTCGACGGCTACCGGCCCGCGCTCGGCGCGTGGATCGTCGGGGACTCCTCGGCGGGGCTGGGCATCCGCGAGACCAGCGGTTTGGTCACCGACGACGGCGCGGCGTTTGTGCCGCATCGGATCCCGGAGTCGTGATACAACCCTGGATGTCCGATTCCACCGGCTGAATTGGCCATCCAGGGAGACCCCGTGACCTCGACGCTCGCGCTGCCCGCAACGTTCGGTTCCGACCTCGTGCGCGGCATCGGCGCGATCCTGCTGTACGGCATCGTCGGACTGCTGCTGATGTTCGCCGGCTTCTACGCGATCGACTTCACCACGCCGGGCAAGCTGTCGAAGCTCGTCACCCGCGGGCTGCCGAACGCGGTGATCGTGACCGCGTCCGGGCTGCTGTCGATGGCGTTCATCGTGGTCGTGGCGATCTACAGCTCGGCGAGCGACCTGACCGCCGGGCTGATCACGTCGCTGGTCTACGGCCTGCTTGGGGTCATCGTGCAGGTGCTGGCGGTGCGGCTGCTGGAGTGGGCGACCCGGATCGACGTCGGGTCCACGATCCAGAGCGAGAAGTTCGCGCCGGCGAGCATCGTCGTCGCGGCGGCGCACCTCGGGCTCGGACTGGTCGTCGCGGTAGCGATTTCCTAGCGTTCGCGCACTGCCGCGCGGTCCCGTTCCCACTAACGTGGGAACCGTGCGACTCCTCAGGACGCCGGAAGACCGGTTCGCGGACCTGCCCGATTTCGCCTTCGAACCTCAGTACACCGACCTGTCCGACCCGGACGGCGGGCTGATCAGAGTCGGCTACGTCGAGGCCGGTCCCGCCGACGGACCGCCGGTCCTGCTCCTGCACGGGGAGCCGAGCTGGTCGTTCCTCTACCGGAAAATGCTCCCGGTGCTCGCCGACGCCGGACTGCGGGCGATCGCGCCGGACCTGGTCGGCTTCGGCCGGTCGGACAAGCCCGCGGAGATCGCCGACCACAGCTACGCGCGGCACGTCGAGTGGATGCGCCGGTTCTCGTTCGACGTCCTCGGGCTCGAAGGGGTCACGCTGGTCGGGCAGGACTGGGGCGGGCTGATCGGGCTGCGCCTGGTTGCCGAGAACCCGGGACGGTTCGCCGGGGTGGTCGCGGCCAACACCGGGCTGCCGACCGGGGACGTGGACATGCCGCCGGTGTGGCACAAGTTCCGGGAAGCGGTGGAGGGCGCGCAGATCCTGGACGTCGGGCGGTGCGTGCAGTCCGGCTGCCGGAGCGCGTTGCCGGAGGACGTCCGGGCCGCTTACGACGCGCCGTTCCCGAACGAGATGTACAAGGCCGGGCCGCGGGCGATGCCGGGGCTGGTGCCGACGCGGCCGGACGATCCGGCGTCGGAGGCCAACCGGACGGCCTGGGCGACCTTGACGGAACTGGACGTGCCGTTCCTGTGCGCGTTTTCGGACGGCGATCCGATCACCGGCGCGATGGGACCGATTCTGCAGCGGTCGATGCGGGGCGCGGCTGGTCTGGACCACCCGACGGTGGCCGGGGCCGGGCACTTCCTGCAGGAGGACGCGGGGGAGGTGCTCGCCGAGCACGTGGCGCGGTTCGTGCGGCGGTGAGCCATGGCCGTGCGGGACGGGTTTCCGCACGGCTTTCCGGGCCGCGGGGTCAGGACAGAAAGGCCGCGGCCAGCCGGGGCAGCCTGCGCCGCATCTCGTCGGCGTCCTCGTAGTCGAACTCCCAGTCCGGGTCCAGCGGCGGGTACCGGACGGTGAACGAGTCCGCCGGAAGATCCTCTCCGGTCGCGTCGATGTGCGCGCTCGACGCGATGCCCAGGGCTGCTTCGCATTCCAGTTCCTCGCCGTCCGCTGCGGCCTCGCGCGCCGCGGGCAGTCCGGCCAGTTCGTCCGGGGCGGCCACGATCCGCTCGAAGACTTCCCGGCCCTGCAGGACCAGCCAGCCGCGGAAGTAGTCGAAGCCGTCGTCGGAGCAGCCGCCGTTGACCAGGTAGGCGGCTGCCCACAGCGGCGCGCGGTAGGAGTCGGCCAGGAGGTCCCAGACGATCTGCTGGGCGGCCACGATCTCCTCCCGCGGCCGCGCGGCGAGCAAGGCGCAGGCTTGTTCGGCTACGTCGTAGCTGTCTTCCGGGGCGGAGGCTTGGCCGCGTGCCTCGTCGATCAGGGCCCAGAACTGTTCGGTGTTCACGAGCACGGATCTTCGCACCGGGGTACGACAAAACCGGTGGGGCGAGCGGTCAGGACAGCGCGGCCAGCGAGTCGAGCAGGATCTGCAGGCCCTCGTCGGCTTCGGCTTCGGTGAGCGTCATCGGCGGCCCGATCCGCAGGACGTTTTTGTGCAGACCGCCCTTTCCGATGAGCAGACCGCGCTTTTTCGTTTCTTCCAGCATTTGCTTGGCGGCAACGGTATTCGGCGTCGTCGTGCCGGGTTCGACCAGCTCGACGCCGATCATCAAGCCCTTGCCGCGGACTTCGCCGACGTACGGGCTGTTCGCCGCTCGCAGGCCGCGCAGCAACTGGTCGCCGCGGGCCTTGCAGTTCGCTTGCAGGTCGTGGTCGTCGATGTAGTCCAGGACGGCCAGCGCGCCCTGCATGGACACCGGATTGCCGCCGAAGGTGGAGAACGACTCGGCTTTGAAACAGTCCATGATCTCGCCGCGGGCGACCACGCCGCCGACCGCCAGGCCGTTCCCGAGGCCCTTGGCGAAGGTCATCATGTCCGGCACCACGTCGTGCGCCTGGATGCCCCAGTAGTGGTCGCCGGTGCGGCCCCAGCCGGTCTGGACCTCGTCGGAGACGAACAGGATGCCGTGCTCGTCCAGTACCTCCTTCATCGCCTTGAACAGCCCGTCCGGCGGGGAACTGAAGCCGCCGACGCCCTGGATCGGCTCGGCGATCAGGCAGGCGACGTCGCCCGCGGTGGCGGTTTCCAGGAGTTCCACCAGGTCGGCGACGCAGGCGTCGACGTAAGCCGCGTCGGGGAGGTCGCGGAAGGGGCTGCGGTAGCGGTAGCCGCCGTGGACGTAGTTGACCTTGACCGGGCTCAGCGACGACGCGGACCAGCCGCGGTTGCCGGTGATCGCGACCGTGCCGAACGACCGGCCGTGGTACGAGTTCCGCATCGCCAGCACCTGGTTGCTGCGGCGGTACTGGGTGGCGAGCATCAGCGCGGTGTCGTTGGCCTCGCTGCCGGAGTTGGTGAAGAACACCTTCGCGTCCGGGATGCCGGAGCGTTCCGCGATCCGTTCGGCCAGTTCCACCTGGGAGCGGATCAGGTACAGGGTCGAGGTGTGCAGGACGCCGGTGTCCAACTGCTTGCGGACCGCGTCGCTGATCGCGGGGACGTCGTAGCCCATCGCGTTGGTGAGCACGCCGGCGAAGAAGTCGAGGTAGGTGCGGCCGGTGGAATCGGTGAGCCGGCGATCCTGCGCGTGCACGATTTCGATCGGCTCGTCGTACAGCAGGGACATCCAGGACGGGAGCACCGCGCGGTGGCGCGCGAGCAGGTCGTCGGTCATGTGAGTTCCCTCCGCTCCGGGTTCTAGCGAGTATGGGGAGCGCGGGAAACGGGCGACAACGATCAGACTGTCGGGTTGTCTTCGGGGCGCCGCACAGTGTGTACGGGAAACCGCGTCGAAGTCGTGGCTGGCCTGCGACTACCCTTCTGTCCGTGATTGACCCCAGGACTCTGCGCGAAGACCCGGAAGCCGTGCGCGCGTCGCAGCGTGCCCGTGGCGAGGACGAGGGAGTGGTCGACAAGCTGCTCGACCTCGACACGCGCCGCCGCTCTGCGATCGCGACCGCCGACAAGCTGCGGGCCGAGCAGAAGTCCGTGTCCAAGCAGGTGCCGAAGGCCTCCCCGGAGGACAAGCCCGCCCTGCTCGCCCGGGCCAAGGACCTGTCGGCGCAGGTCAAGGCCGCGGAGGTCGAGCAGAACGAGGCCTCCGAGGAGTTCGACCAGCTGTTCCGCGTCCTGCCGAACCTGGTGCACCCGGACGCGCCGATCGGCGGCGAGGACGACTTCGCGGTGCTGAAGACCGTCGGCGAGGTGCCGACGTTCGACTTCGCCCCGCGCGACCACCTCGACCTGATGGAAGGCCTCGGCGCGCTCGACATGGAGCGCGGCGCGAAGGTGTCGGGCTCGCGGTTCTACTTCCTGTCCGGCGTCGGCGCGCAGCTGCAGCTCGCGCTGCTGAACATGGCCGTGGCGCGCGCGACCGCGAACGGCTTCACGCCAATGATCACGCCGTCGCTGGTCCGCCCGGAGATCATGGCGGGCACCGGCTTCCTCGGCGCGCACTCGTCGGAGGTGTACCGCCTGCGCGACGACGACCTGTACCTGGTCGGCACGTCGGAGGTCCCGCTCGCGGGCTACCACTCGGACGAGATCCTCGACCTCAGCGCCGGTCCGCGCCGCTACGCCGGCTGGTCGTCGTGTTACCGCCGCGAGGCCGGGTCGTACGGCAAGGACACCCGCGGCATCATCCGGGTGCACCAGTTCGACAAGGTCGAGATGTTCGTCTTCGCCAAGCCGGAGGACGCCGAGGCCGAGCACGAGCGGCTGCTGGGCTGGGAAGAGGACATGCTCGCCGCGATCGAGGTCCCGTACCGGGTCATCGACACCGCGACCGGCGACCTCGGCACGTCCGCCTACCGCAAGTACGACTGCGAGGCGTGGGTCCCGACGCAGGAGACCTACCGCGAGCTGACCTCGACGTCCAACTGCACGACGTTCCAGGCCCGGCGCTTGTCCGTGCGCTACCGCGACGACAACGGCAAACCGCAGACGGCCGCCACGCTGAATGGCACGCTGGCGACCACGCGCTGGATCGTCGCGATCGTGGAGAACCACCAGCAGCCCGACGGTTCGGTCCGGGTGCCGGTGGCGCTGCGTCCGTTCCTCGGCGGGCTCGAGGTGCTGGAACCGGTCAAGCGCTGAACTTCGCGAAGGCGAGACAACCTCAGATGGAATCCGACAGAGTCCTGGTCCCTGCTCTGCGCAAGGCCGGTGCGCTGGCGACCGTGGACTACGCGCTGGCGTTCGCGGTGCTCGCGACCGCAGGCTGGCTGCTCTTCACGGCCGAAAAGGGGACGCACGCGTCGTTCCGGTTCGGGCTGATCTCGATCGGCGGCGCGGCGTTCTGCCTCGTCGTCAACGGGGTCATGCTGGTCCGCGGGCGCGATCGGCGGCCGATGTTCCGGTCGGCGGACGCGCAGTTCCTCGCGACGCTTCGCCAAGGCGCGCTGCGGATCTGGCTGTTCGGGCTGCTGCTCGCGGCGATCGGCTCCGGCGTCATTCTGCTGGTGCCGAACTCGCATCCGTTCCGTCCGCAGGTGAGCGGCCGCTGGGATCTCCGCGCTCGTCGTGCGCCGTGCGGTGCCGAAGCCGTGAATGCCGGGTTGTTCCTTCCCGTTCCGCGAGTGCGGAACCGCACTGGTCAGTAGGGTGCGGAGCGGAGGAGGCAGCTGATGAGGTTCAAGGGAGCGGCGGTCGCCCTGGCGGCGGTCGCGACGCTGCTCGCCGGGTGCACGCAGCAGGTGAGCGGCGTGGCTTCGCCGGTGCCGGGGCAGGGGCCGGTCACGCCGGTCGTCGACCCGTGCACCCTGCTCGACGCGCAGCAGCTAGCCGGGCTCGGCTACCAGCCGCAGGGCAGGTTGGTCAAGGCGCGCAAGGAACAGCGCGCGCCGGCGATGTGCCTGTGGACCGCGACGGACACCGAGCACACGATCGTCATGTCCGTCGGCTGGTCGGTGGACCTGAGCCTCGACGACTACCTCCAGGGCGCCCTCAAGAAGGCCGACCCGGTGCAGCTCGGCGGTTTCGCGTGGACCCGCTACGCCGGGTTCATCAGCGGAAGCTGCGACCTGTACACGACGCTCGGGCCCAAGTCGTTCGCCTTCGTGAGCGTGAACTTTTCGGACGAAGCGCAGGGGTGCGAGCGAGTGAAGAAGGCCATCCCGCAGGTCGCCGCGCATCTGCCGGGCGGGCAGCCCGCGCCGCCGATCGCGCCGAGCACGCCGCCGGAGGGCACCGCGCCGACCGGGCCGCTCGCGTCGGTCAACCCGTGTCAGCTGCTGAAACCGGAGCAGGCGCAGCAGCTGAAAATGGTGCCGAACGGCCAGCTGGACAGTTCCAAGGTCATCTCGCCCAACGTGACCTACTGCCTGTGGAAGGACACCGACGGCGACGGCGGGCAGAAGCCGTTCGAGGTCTGGGTCGGGCCGGACGTGCCGTTGAAACGCTGGCCCGGCATGGACGTCGCGCCGACCGAGCAGATCGACGTGAACGGCCGGAAATGGTCGCTGTTCCCGAACTTCAACGATTCCGGCGGCGTGATCTGCGCGGCCGGGCTCGCGGTTTCGGACACCGCGTCGATCCAGATCGTCAGCGGGCAGCTGGCCGACAAGTCCAAGGCGTGCGACGCGATCAAGGCCGGAATCCCGATGGTGTCGGGGAATCTGCCTTCTTGAACCGTCTACATCGGACTGTCGAGAAGCTCAGTCGGTGACCCGGTCGGCGATGTACTTGGCGATCTCCAGCGCACTCGTCGCCGCCGGGCTCGGCGCGTTCAGCACGTGCACCTGGTTCTTCGCGGACTCGATGAGGAAGTCGTCCACCAGCGAACCGTCCGGGCGCAACGCCTGCGCCCGCACGCCGGATCCGTGGCGCACGATGTCGTCCTCGGTCACCGCGGGCACGAGCTGCGCGAGGCTGGCGGCGAACCGCTTCTTCGAGAACGACCGCAGCACCTCTTCGAGGCCGGTCGGGTACGCGTATTTGCGCGCGAGCTTCCAGGCGCCGGGGAAGCGCGCGACGTCGGCGAGGTCCTTCACCGACACGTCCGCCCAGCGGTAGCCCTCGCGGCGCAGCGCGAGCACGGCGTTCGGGCCCGCGTGGACACTGCCGTCCAGCATGCGGGTCAGGTGCACGCCGAGGAACGGCAGCGTCGGGTCGGGCACCGGGTAGATCAGGCCGCGCACGAGGTGGCGGCGCTCCGGCTTCAGCTCGTAGTACTCGCCGCGGAACGGCACGATGCGCGCGCTCGGCTTGAGCCCGGCCAGCTCGGCGACGCGGTCCGCCTGCAGGCCCGCGCAGTTGACCAGCGCGTCCGCGTGCAGCACCTCGGTGCCGGTGGCCACCTCGACGCCGCCGCCGCGAGCCGGGCGGATGCCGAGCGCGGGGGTGTTCAGCCGCAGGTCCGCGTCCGCCTCGTCGAGCAGCCGCACGAGGGCCGCGCAGACCGCGGGGAAGTCGATGATCCCGGTC
The nucleotide sequence above comes from Amycolatopsis sp. AA4. Encoded proteins:
- a CDS encoding MFS transporter → MSHRQTDSRLRWLLASSGTSNLADGIAKVAFPLLATTLTRDPVEIAALSAVQFLPWLLFAIPAGTLVDRIDRKRAMVAANAMRALVVAAVVALLAFGTVQIWTIYVASLLVGIAETVAESAANVLPPALVEADRLESANSKLQACEIVGQTFLGGPVGSATFAMFAVFPFLLSSVGFAVGAAVLLGMAGSYRPRQETKSHIRADFADGFRWLRKHSLLLRLLAIAGLLSLISELAQAQLVLYALEDLHLSDATFGAFAFVGGAGGLLGAGLTPRLVRRVGRRTVLVGGVLFCALGFGGMGLIRQPVVSAVLFGVFAAAVVAVNVVLATARHTLVPGELLGRVLGVWRTVVWGAIPLGALLGGLLTKLLGSAGDTFTASGVLLLFVTGYALFALRGRPLDDKTASTGDGVRSQQ
- a CDS encoding metallopeptidase family protein, translating into MPVEMSQARFEELVSDALDQVPAEFAAAMDNVVVLVEEFNEEAPDILGLYHGIALTERTSHYSGALPDRISIYREPILEICDTEDDVVEEVLITVMHELGHHFGIDDERLHELGWG
- a CDS encoding septum formation family protein — encoded protein: MSQRSERFPSRMQTLTTRVVMAGVFFGAVIALALSVAFSWTDTLAGGGAGGGEGKLSEAAQQAFHSPPGTCLTWNAKDASDAHQVPCTEAHLFEVTSVVDIGAKYPQQAPFPSLDQWQDIAQQQCNADVRPYLGHPLDPYGKLTTNLLRPTAAQWSQGDRQLRCGLQFAGPGGALQPTTGPAKTQDQSMVWAPGTCLALVGKGVGDPVDCGKPHSYEIIATLDLASHFKDGYPKLDDQKSWLDTECNKAAKDYTGSTDLSSKKLILGWDSREQESWDAGSTKVNCKVAATLQDGSGFQAVTGSVKSGSSGSSGQQQSPPPSSGSGGN
- a CDS encoding glutathionylspermidine synthase family protein, with amino-acid sequence MYRDRREPRRDWQRIVEEQGLVYGTPARDGTGKPRPYWDESVHYVFDMDEVLSLEADVELLHSMCLEAVDNVVTTEQYHRFGIPEWVWPHIAESWKRQDPHVYGRFDLRYDGKSPAKLLEYNADTPTTLLEASLLQWHWKTDVFPEDDQWNSIHEKLVERWEEIGGKLPSNELHFTWSAADPSGEDHVTTAYLQETAAEAGLDTVGLAIEEIGWDPVLKRFVDLAEAQMSTVVKLYPWEWVVDEEFGKFAVETMPRTLWVEPLWKMLLSNKTLLAVLWENYPGHPNLLPAFADDPGLLTEYVRKPKLGREGANVQIVATGYETQTDGVYGAEGYVYQAFDPLPEFDGYRPALGAWIVGDSSAGLGIRETSGLVTDDGAAFVPHRIPES
- a CDS encoding DUF350 domain-containing protein, which encodes MTSTLALPATFGSDLVRGIGAILLYGIVGLLLMFAGFYAIDFTTPGKLSKLVTRGLPNAVIVTASGLLSMAFIVVVAIYSSASDLTAGLITSLVYGLLGVIVQVLAVRLLEWATRIDVGSTIQSEKFAPASIVVAAAHLGLGLVVAVAIS
- a CDS encoding haloalkane dehalogenase; this encodes MGTVRLLRTPEDRFADLPDFAFEPQYTDLSDPDGGLIRVGYVEAGPADGPPVLLLHGEPSWSFLYRKMLPVLADAGLRAIAPDLVGFGRSDKPAEIADHSYARHVEWMRRFSFDVLGLEGVTLVGQDWGGLIGLRLVAENPGRFAGVVAANTGLPTGDVDMPPVWHKFREAVEGAQILDVGRCVQSGCRSALPEDVRAAYDAPFPNEMYKAGPRAMPGLVPTRPDDPASEANRTAWATLTELDVPFLCAFSDGDPITGAMGPILQRSMRGAAGLDHPTVAGAGHFLQEDAGEVLAEHVARFVRR
- a CDS encoding DUF4240 domain-containing protein, with the protein product MNTEQFWALIDEARGQASAPEDSYDVAEQACALLAARPREEIVAAQQIVWDLLADSYRAPLWAAAYLVNGGCSDDGFDYFRGWLVLQGREVFERIVAAPDELAGLPAAREAAADGEELECEAALGIASSAHIDATGEDLPADSFTVRYPPLDPDWEFDYEDADEMRRRLPRLAAAFLS
- a CDS encoding aspartate aminotransferase family protein translates to MTDDLLARHRAVLPSWMSLLYDEPIEIVHAQDRRLTDSTGRTYLDFFAGVLTNAMGYDVPAISDAVRKQLDTGVLHTSTLYLIRSQVELAERIAERSGIPDAKVFFTNSGSEANDTALMLATQYRRSNQVLAMRNSYHGRSFGTVAITGNRGWSASSLSPVKVNYVHGGYRYRSPFRDLPDAAYVDACVADLVELLETATAGDVACLIAEPIQGVGGFSSPPDGLFKAMKEVLDEHGILFVSDEVQTGWGRTGDHYWGIQAHDVVPDMMTFAKGLGNGLAVGGVVARGEIMDCFKAESFSTFGGNPVSMQGALAVLDYIDDHDLQANCKARGDQLLRGLRAANSPYVGEVRGKGLMIGVELVEPGTTTPNTVAAKQMLEETKKRGLLIGKGGLHKNVLRIGPPMTLTEAEADEGLQILLDSLAALS
- the serS gene encoding serine--tRNA ligase — its product is MIDPRTLREDPEAVRASQRARGEDEGVVDKLLDLDTRRRSAIATADKLRAEQKSVSKQVPKASPEDKPALLARAKDLSAQVKAAEVEQNEASEEFDQLFRVLPNLVHPDAPIGGEDDFAVLKTVGEVPTFDFAPRDHLDLMEGLGALDMERGAKVSGSRFYFLSGVGAQLQLALLNMAVARATANGFTPMITPSLVRPEIMAGTGFLGAHSSEVYRLRDDDLYLVGTSEVPLAGYHSDEILDLSAGPRRYAGWSSCYRREAGSYGKDTRGIIRVHQFDKVEMFVFAKPEDAEAEHERLLGWEEDMLAAIEVPYRVIDTATGDLGTSAYRKYDCEAWVPTQETYRELTSTSNCTTFQARRLSVRYRDDNGKPQTAATLNGTLATTRWIVAIVENHQQPDGSVRVPVALRPFLGGLEVLEPVKR
- a CDS encoding DUF3558 family protein, which produces MRFKGAAVALAAVATLLAGCTQQVSGVASPVPGQGPVTPVVDPCTLLDAQQLAGLGYQPQGRLVKARKEQRAPAMCLWTATDTEHTIVMSVGWSVDLSLDDYLQGALKKADPVQLGGFAWTRYAGFISGSCDLYTTLGPKSFAFVSVNFSDEAQGCERVKKAIPQVAAHLPGGQPAPPIAPSTPPEGTAPTGPLASVNPCQLLKPEQAQQLKMVPNGQLDSSKVISPNVTYCLWKDTDGDGGQKPFEVWVGPDVPLKRWPGMDVAPTEQIDVNGRKWSLFPNFNDSGGVICAAGLAVSDTASIQIVSGQLADKSKACDAIKAGIPMVSGNLPS
- the lhgO gene encoding L-2-hydroxyglutarate oxidase yields the protein MRNVVVIGGGIVGLSVAWELSQRGQDVTVLEKEARWAAHQTGHNSNVVHAGLYYKPGSFKARMSVGGNRSIVDFARQYGVPVEVCGKLVVATREEEIPALDTLAERAEANGVPAKRITPAEAREYEPEVSCVAALRVESTGIIDFPAVCAALVRLLDEADADLRLNTPALGIRPARGGGVEVATGTEVLHADALVNCAGLQADRVAELAGLKPSARIVPFRGEYYELKPERRHLVRGLIYPVPDPTLPFLGVHLTRMLDGSVHAGPNAVLALRREGYRWADVSVKDLADVARFPGAWKLARKYAYPTGLEEVLRSFSKKRFAASLAQLVPAVTEDDIVRHGSGVRAQALRPDGSLVDDFLIESAKNQVHVLNAPSPAATSALEIAKYIADRVTD